The Lactuca sativa cultivar Salinas chromosome 2, Lsat_Salinas_v11, whole genome shotgun sequence genome includes a window with the following:
- the LOC111897355 gene encoding uncharacterized protein LOC111897355, with protein sequence MEKSIGMSMFNSSGSAPSSLFTSTPSVEFKYKIIEGEPPTLGSSRLFEDDVFEETFTFDYPPRPRGQYEMAFTPQILKESDIDSRVVTHSATKNECLRASFLSIIEPKGIKDALQDADWVKAMQEDLAEFECNNVWDLVPTPEGVSIVGSRWVYRNNSDEDGVIIKNKARLVVKGYSQQEGIDYDETFTPVARIKAIRIFLAFAAHKNFKDNASCYHNYANEDG encoded by the exons atggaaaaatcaataGGGATGTCTATGTTTAACTCGAGTGGTTCCGCTCCTTCAAGTCTCTTCACATCCACTCCATCTGTTGAATTCAAGTATAAAATAATTGAGGGGGAACCACCTACTTTAGGTAGTTCTAGGCTCTTTGAAGACGATGTTTTTGAAGAAACATTCACCTTTGATTACCCACCTCGTCCAAGAGGACAATATGAGATGGCTTTCACCCCTCAAATTCTTAAGGAAA GTGATATAGATTCTAGAGTAGTGACTCATTCAGCAACCAAGAATGAATGTCTAAGAGCAAGCTTTCTATCCATAATAGAGCCCAAAGGAATCAAAGATGCTCTACAAGATGCAGATTGGGTAAAAGCAATGCAAGAAGATTTAGCTGAATTTGAATGCAACAACGTGTGGGACTTAGTGCCAACACCAGAAGGAGTATCAATTGTTGGTTCAAGATGGGTCTATAGAAACAACAGTGATGAAGATGGAGTTATCATCAAGAACAAAGCCAGATTGGTTGTCAAAGGCTACTCGCAACAAGAAGGCatagactatgatgaaacctttacACCTGTTGCAAGAATAAAAGCCATTAGGATTTTCTTGGCAtttgctgcacacaagaactttaag